The proteins below are encoded in one region of Alistipes communis:
- a CDS encoding type III pantothenate kinase produces the protein MNLTIDIGNTLIKMAVFDGGEIVEKLLAEECDTKLLDGLLARWPAIDRAIIASTGGRTAPLARMLRVRAVKCLEFTPATPVPIRNGYDTPETLGADRLAAAVGAALVAEGRDALVVDFGTAITVDYVSGDGTYRGGAISPGMGMRFQALHRYTARLPLCRETAEERLYGTTTTSCIEQGVMNGIAFEIEGYIARFRRENADICIIFTGGAAKNFAKRIKNAIFADCELVFLGLNRILEFNAEC, from the coding sequence GTGAACCTGACGATCGACATCGGCAATACGCTGATAAAAATGGCGGTTTTCGACGGGGGTGAAATCGTCGAGAAACTGCTCGCCGAGGAGTGCGACACCAAATTGCTCGACGGCCTGCTGGCGCGCTGGCCGGCGATCGACCGGGCCATTATCGCCTCTACCGGAGGCCGTACCGCACCGCTGGCGCGGATGCTGCGGGTGCGTGCCGTGAAGTGTCTGGAATTTACACCGGCGACGCCCGTGCCGATCCGCAACGGCTACGATACGCCCGAAACGCTCGGCGCCGACCGCCTCGCCGCCGCGGTGGGGGCGGCGCTCGTGGCCGAAGGGCGCGACGCGCTGGTCGTCGATTTCGGAACGGCCATCACCGTCGACTACGTGTCGGGCGACGGCACCTACCGCGGCGGGGCCATTTCTCCCGGAATGGGGATGCGTTTTCAGGCGCTGCACCGCTATACGGCCAGGCTTCCGTTGTGCCGCGAGACTGCCGAAGAGCGCCTTTACGGGACGACTACGACCTCCTGCATCGAGCAGGGCGTGATGAACGGCATCGCCTTCGAAATCGAAGGATACATCGCGCGTTTCCGGCGGGAAAATGCGGATATTTGCATAATTTTTACCGGTGGCGCCGCAAAAAACTTTGCGAAAAGAATTAAAAATGCGATATTTGCAGACTGTGAACTCGTCTTCTTGGGTCTGAATCGGATTTTGGAGTTTAATGCCGAATGCTAA
- the mfd gene encoding transcription-repair coupling factor — MTASEQMLALVEGSKNLRRLCREYETESVTVHLKELVGGAFSLYAAATIRRTGGVHVFVAEDRDAAAYLLNDLYALLDERRILFFPSSYKRSIVYGAEDAQGVVQRTAALNALRTPPAGYLALCTYPEALAERVVDAEALRRETMTVRAGDHLRPADLVEWLDESGFVRVDFVYEPGQYSQRGGIVDVFSYVESLPYRFDFFDEEVDSIRRFNISSQLSQDKLQQAEIIPNLNAREGGRVSLVEAAGDVCYWFFDADYALRRVDDLRRRMLAEADDPAGVDRALTSRRQLLDALAGKRLFAARDTLAERPATVAVEFRTAPQPSFNKNFELLADDLSAAIQKGYRTYILSENKAQVERLQNIFHQVGRGGVVFTPVSLTLHEGFVDHTLRLCCYTDHQLFDRYQRYRINGEIRRDEQMTVAELNQLKPGDYVVHIDHGVGRFGGLVKINENGRTHEAIKLVYRDGDVLFVNVHSLHRISRYKSGDGEPPKVYKLGSGAWQKLKAATKKAVKDISRELIALYAKRKASQGFAFSADGYLQHELEASFRYEETPDQQAAIEAVKRDMESAEPMDRLVCGDVGFGKTEVAIRAAFKAACDGKQTAVLVPTTILALQHYRSFMERLRDFPVKIEYLNRTKSARETKQILADLEAGRIDILIGTHKMLGKNVRFHDLGLLVIDEEQKFGVAAKEKLTQLSVNVDTLTLTATPIPRTLQFSLMGSRDLSVISTPPPNRQPIVTESHVFSEEIVRDAVEAELARGGQVYFVHNRVEDLQTVAGLITRVCPKARVGVGHGKMPAEQLERLVMDFIYGEFDVLVSTTIVENGIDIPNANTIIVDGAQNYGLSDLHQLRGRVGRSDRKAYCYLLSPPDELLGSDARRRLRAIEEFSDLGSGFNIAMQDLDIRGAGNLLGAEQSGFIADIGFETYQKIMREAVAELRAEGLDVAGLSDREQEVVEQLRYVEDAAVEVDVEAELPDSYVSQTAEKLRLYRELDAMRSEEELQRFEQRLVDRFGALPQAARELLDVVRLRWEAVRLGMERVKVKNGLMIVHFVGDAASPFYKSEVFSELLRRVTRRPDKFVLKQHNNRLAMTVRGVTDIAGAWKILKSLYKEQDA; from the coding sequence ATGACTGCGAGCGAGCAGATGCTGGCACTCGTCGAGGGGTCGAAGAACCTCCGGCGGTTGTGCCGCGAATACGAAACGGAAAGCGTCACCGTCCATCTCAAGGAGTTGGTCGGCGGGGCTTTTTCGTTGTATGCCGCAGCGACCATACGCCGCACGGGCGGCGTGCACGTCTTCGTCGCCGAAGACCGCGATGCGGCCGCCTATCTCCTGAACGACCTCTACGCGCTGCTGGACGAGCGGCGCATCCTCTTTTTCCCGTCGTCCTACAAGCGGTCGATCGTCTACGGCGCCGAGGATGCGCAGGGCGTCGTGCAGCGCACGGCGGCGCTCAATGCACTGCGGACGCCGCCGGCGGGATACCTGGCGCTCTGTACCTATCCGGAAGCGCTGGCCGAACGGGTCGTCGACGCGGAGGCACTGCGGCGCGAGACGATGACCGTGCGGGCGGGCGACCACCTGCGCCCTGCCGATCTGGTCGAATGGCTCGACGAGAGCGGATTCGTGCGGGTGGATTTCGTCTACGAGCCGGGGCAGTACTCTCAGCGCGGCGGCATCGTCGACGTCTTCTCCTACGTCGAGAGCCTGCCCTATCGGTTCGACTTTTTCGACGAGGAGGTCGACTCGATCCGGCGGTTCAACATTTCGAGCCAGCTGTCGCAGGACAAGTTGCAGCAGGCCGAGATCATTCCCAACCTCAATGCGCGCGAAGGCGGACGGGTGTCGCTCGTCGAGGCGGCGGGCGACGTGTGCTATTGGTTTTTCGATGCGGATTACGCCCTGCGGCGCGTGGACGATCTGCGGCGGCGGATGCTCGCCGAGGCGGACGATCCCGCCGGCGTGGACCGTGCGCTGACCAGCCGCCGGCAACTGCTCGACGCGCTGGCCGGGAAGAGACTCTTCGCGGCGCGCGATACGCTGGCCGAGCGGCCGGCGACGGTCGCGGTGGAGTTCCGCACGGCGCCGCAACCCTCCTTCAACAAAAATTTCGAGCTGCTGGCCGACGACCTTTCCGCCGCGATACAGAAAGGGTATCGCACCTATATATTATCGGAGAACAAGGCCCAGGTCGAACGCCTGCAAAATATTTTCCACCAGGTCGGCCGCGGCGGGGTGGTCTTCACGCCGGTGTCGCTCACGCTGCACGAGGGGTTCGTCGACCATACGCTCCGTCTCTGCTGTTATACCGACCACCAGCTCTTCGACCGTTACCAGCGTTACCGCATCAACGGCGAGATCCGGCGCGACGAGCAGATGACCGTCGCCGAGCTGAACCAGCTCAAACCGGGCGATTACGTGGTGCATATCGATCACGGCGTGGGGCGGTTCGGCGGTCTGGTCAAGATCAACGAGAACGGGCGCACGCACGAGGCGATCAAGCTGGTCTACCGCGACGGCGACGTACTCTTCGTCAACGTCCATTCGCTGCACCGCATTTCGCGTTACAAGAGCGGCGACGGCGAGCCGCCCAAGGTCTACAAGCTGGGCAGCGGCGCCTGGCAGAAGCTCAAAGCGGCTACCAAGAAAGCCGTCAAGGATATTTCGCGCGAGCTGATCGCGCTCTATGCCAAGCGCAAGGCATCGCAGGGCTTCGCCTTCTCGGCCGACGGGTACTTGCAGCACGAGCTAGAAGCCTCGTTCCGTTACGAGGAGACGCCCGACCAGCAGGCGGCCATCGAGGCCGTGAAGCGCGACATGGAGTCGGCCGAACCGATGGACCGGCTCGTTTGCGGCGACGTGGGCTTCGGCAAGACGGAGGTGGCGATCCGCGCCGCCTTCAAGGCCGCCTGCGACGGCAAGCAGACCGCCGTACTGGTTCCCACGACCATTCTGGCGTTGCAGCACTACCGTTCGTTCATGGAGCGGCTGCGCGACTTTCCGGTGAAAATCGAATACCTGAACCGTACGAAATCGGCCAGGGAGACCAAGCAGATTCTCGCCGATCTGGAAGCGGGACGGATCGACATTCTGATCGGCACGCACAAGATGCTGGGCAAGAACGTCCGCTTCCACGATCTGGGGCTTCTGGTCATCGACGAGGAGCAGAAGTTCGGCGTGGCGGCCAAGGAGAAGCTCACGCAGTTGAGCGTCAATGTCGACACGCTCACGCTCACGGCGACGCCCATTCCGCGTACGTTGCAGTTTTCGCTCATGGGGTCGCGCGACCTGTCGGTCATCTCGACGCCGCCGCCCAACCGCCAGCCGATCGTCACGGAGTCGCACGTCTTCTCGGAGGAGATCGTCCGCGATGCCGTCGAAGCGGAGCTGGCGCGCGGCGGGCAGGTCTATTTCGTCCACAACCGCGTGGAGGATCTCCAAACCGTCGCGGGCCTGATTACGCGCGTCTGCCCCAAGGCGCGGGTCGGGGTCGGTCACGGCAAAATGCCGGCCGAGCAGCTCGAACGGCTCGTCATGGATTTCATCTACGGCGAGTTCGACGTGCTGGTCTCGACGACCATCGTCGAAAACGGCATCGACATCCCCAACGCCAATACGATCATCGTCGACGGCGCCCAGAACTACGGTCTGAGCGACCTGCATCAGCTGCGCGGCCGTGTGGGGAGGTCGGATCGCAAGGCCTATTGCTACCTGTTGTCGCCGCCCGACGAACTGCTCGGCAGCGATGCACGGCGGCGTCTGCGTGCCATCGAGGAGTTCTCCGACCTGGGGTCGGGGTTCAACATCGCCATGCAGGACCTCGACATCCGCGGCGCCGGCAACCTGCTGGGGGCCGAGCAGAGCGGATTCATCGCCGACATCGGGTTCGAGACCTATCAGAAGATCATGCGCGAAGCGGTGGCCGAACTGCGGGCCGAGGGACTCGACGTGGCGGGGTTGAGCGACCGCGAGCAGGAGGTCGTCGAACAGTTGCGCTATGTGGAGGATGCGGCCGTCGAGGTCGACGTCGAGGCCGAGCTGCCCGACTCCTACGTGAGCCAGACGGCCGAAAAACTGCGGCTTTACCGCGAGCTCGACGCGATGCGCAGCGAGGAGGAGCTGCAACGGTTCGAGCAGCGGCTCGTCGATCGTTTCGGGGCGCTGCCGCAGGCGGCCAGGGAGCTGCTCGACGTGGTGCGTCTGCGTTGGGAGGCGGTGCGTCTGGGCATGGAGCGCGTGAAGGTCAAGAACGGGTTGATGATCGTACACTTCGTGGGCGACGCGGCGTCGCCCTTCTACAAGAGCGAGGTCTTCTCGGAGCTGTTGCGCCGCGTGACCCGACGGCCCGATAAATTTGTGCTCAAACAGCACAATAACCGTTTGGCGATGACCGTTAGAGGGGTAACCGACATCGCAGGGGCATGGAAGATACTGAAATCGTTGTATAAAGAACAAGACGCGTGA
- a CDS encoding Rne/Rng family ribonuclease: MNRELIINVTPTEISIALAEDKVLVELNKEQCQTGFSVGDIYLGKVRKIMPGLNAAFVNIGHEKDAFIHYLDLGSQFSSLKKLVAAQQPGKRGVRLEGIKLEPALEKSGKIGAHLEVGQTVMVQVAKEAISTKGPRLTADISLAGRNVVLVPFSSKVFISQKIRSADEKKRLKRIAQGVLPKNFGVIIRTAAMNASDADVEHDIRSLVDKWHTALQNVKKSTAPALLLSEQNRANTIIRDSLDSSFSQITVDDETMFNEIRNYIRVIAPEKEKIVKLYRGKVPIFDNFDISKQIKSLFAKYVSLKRGAYLIIEHTEAMNVIDVNSGNRTKAEDDQEQTALDVNLAAAREIARQLRLRDLGGIVIIDFIDLHKAVNRQTLYDEMTKLMATDKAKHTILPLTKFGLMQITRQRVRPVAVEEVKDVCPTCGGTGKIEPTILLDKKIENNISYLTIDRGHKYLKLKVSPYVSAFLHRGVWSLRLRWMWRYKTWLHIVADQSVGIVDTRFFDKRGKQLL, translated from the coding sequence ATGAATCGAGAATTAATCATCAACGTAACCCCGACTGAAATCTCCATTGCGCTGGCCGAAGACAAGGTGCTCGTCGAGCTCAACAAGGAACAGTGTCAGACGGGCTTCTCGGTGGGAGATATCTATCTGGGCAAGGTTCGCAAGATCATGCCCGGTCTGAATGCCGCGTTCGTCAACATCGGACACGAAAAGGACGCTTTCATCCATTACCTCGATCTGGGGTCGCAGTTTTCGTCGCTCAAAAAGCTCGTGGCGGCGCAACAGCCCGGCAAGCGCGGCGTCCGTCTCGAAGGAATCAAGCTGGAACCGGCGCTCGAAAAGAGCGGCAAGATCGGCGCCCACCTCGAAGTGGGGCAGACGGTCATGGTGCAGGTGGCCAAAGAGGCCATTTCGACCAAAGGCCCGCGCCTGACGGCCGACATCTCGCTGGCCGGCCGCAACGTCGTGCTGGTGCCGTTTTCGTCGAAGGTCTTCATTTCGCAGAAGATCCGCTCCGCCGACGAGAAGAAGCGGCTCAAACGCATCGCGCAGGGGGTGCTGCCCAAGAATTTCGGCGTCATTATCCGCACGGCGGCGATGAACGCTTCGGACGCCGACGTGGAACACGACATCCGTTCGCTGGTCGACAAGTGGCACACGGCCTTGCAGAACGTCAAGAAATCGACGGCTCCGGCGCTGCTCCTGAGCGAGCAGAACCGCGCCAATACCATCATCCGCGACTCGCTCGACTCGTCGTTCTCGCAGATTACGGTCGACGACGAGACGATGTTCAACGAGATCCGCAACTATATCCGCGTCATCGCCCCCGAGAAGGAGAAGATCGTCAAACTCTATCGGGGCAAGGTGCCCATTTTCGACAATTTCGACATCTCGAAGCAGATCAAGTCGCTCTTCGCCAAGTACGTGTCGCTGAAACGGGGCGCCTACCTCATCATCGAACATACCGAGGCGATGAACGTCATCGACGTCAATTCGGGCAACCGCACCAAGGCCGAAGACGACCAGGAGCAGACGGCTCTGGACGTCAATCTGGCTGCGGCGCGCGAAATCGCCCGCCAGCTTCGCCTGCGCGATCTGGGCGGCATCGTCATCATCGACTTCATCGATCTGCACAAGGCGGTCAACCGGCAGACGCTCTACGACGAGATGACCAAGCTGATGGCCACCGACAAGGCCAAGCATACGATTCTTCCGCTCACGAAGTTCGGTCTGATGCAGATCACGCGCCAGCGCGTGCGTCCCGTGGCGGTCGAAGAGGTGAAGGACGTCTGCCCCACCTGCGGCGGGACGGGCAAGATCGAGCCGACCATTCTGCTCGACAAGAAGATCGAGAACAACATCTCCTACCTGACGATCGACCGCGGGCACAAATACCTCAAATTGAAGGTCAGTCCCTATGTTTCGGCGTTCCTTCACCGGGGCGTATGGTCGCTGCGCCTGCGCTGGATGTGGCGCTACAAGACGTGGCTGCACATCGTCGCGGACCAGAGCGTCGGCATCGTCGATACGCGCTTCTTCGACAAGCGGGGCAAACAACTGCTGTAA
- a CDS encoding HU family DNA-binding protein, translated as MTKADIVNEIAKSTGAEKVQVQAIVEAFMESIKGSLEKKNNVYLRGFGSFIVKKRATKVARNISKNTTITIPAHDIPAFKPAKSFAAKVK; from the coding sequence ATGACAAAAGCAGATATCGTAAACGAGATCGCCAAAAGCACCGGTGCCGAGAAGGTACAGGTACAGGCCATTGTCGAGGCTTTCATGGAGAGCATCAAGGGATCTCTGGAGAAGAAGAACAACGTATATCTCCGCGGCTTCGGCAGCTTCATCGTCAAGAAGCGCGCCACGAAGGTAGCCCGCAATATTTCGAAGAATACCACGATTACGATTCCGGCACACGACATCCCCGCGTTCAAGCCCGCCAAGAGCTTCGCCGCGAAGGTGAAATAG
- the porX gene encoding T9SS response regulator signal transducer PorX, with protein MVKILWVDDEIELLKPHVLFLRQKGYEVDTCNNGYDAIDMATEGGYDLIILDEMMPGMTGLETLPKIKEVRPTTPVIMVTKSEEENIMDKAIGSKIADYIIKPVNPNQVLLSIKKNVHQQQLVTEQTTADYRVEFGRISNALQMAENFSDWCNIYRRITSWDIELSESSDASIKEVIQFQKSEANQAFSKFVRRNYFDWINRRDDLTPVMSHTLMRSRILPVADENSKTTLLLIDNFRYDQWRSINPLLRGYYDVAVDDFYCAILPTATQYARNAIFAGLMPLAIDRLMPERWLNDNEEGGKNQYEEEFLRRQLQSNGKNYRWTFDKLVRPEAGRKLVDNIQRIYDADFSVIVYNFLDILSHARTETDIIRELTEDEASFRSLTRSWFEHSDLFTLLRLLSKRGHTVIITSDHGTIRVDNPIRVTGDRETSPNLRYKTGRNLSYNPREVYEITRPEDIQLPRINLSSSYIFAYNTDFLVYNNDANRFIRYYKNTFQHGGISMEEMIVPYIVLKPKQ; from the coding sequence ATGGTGAAAATCCTATGGGTGGACGACGAGATCGAACTGCTGAAACCCCACGTGCTCTTCCTGCGTCAGAAAGGGTATGAAGTCGACACCTGCAACAACGGGTACGACGCGATCGACATGGCCACCGAAGGCGGCTACGACCTGATCATCCTCGACGAGATGATGCCCGGCATGACCGGACTGGAAACCCTCCCCAAGATCAAGGAGGTACGCCCCACCACGCCCGTCATCATGGTGACCAAGAGCGAGGAGGAGAACATCATGGACAAGGCGATCGGCTCGAAGATCGCCGACTACATCATCAAGCCCGTCAACCCCAACCAGGTACTGCTGTCGATCAAGAAGAACGTCCACCAGCAGCAGCTCGTCACCGAGCAGACGACGGCCGACTACCGCGTCGAGTTCGGCCGCATCTCCAATGCGCTGCAAATGGCCGAGAACTTCTCCGACTGGTGCAACATCTACCGGCGCATCACCTCGTGGGACATCGAGTTGTCGGAGTCCAGCGACGCTTCGATCAAGGAGGTGATCCAGTTCCAGAAGTCGGAGGCCAACCAGGCCTTCTCGAAATTCGTGCGCCGCAACTATTTCGACTGGATCAACCGCCGCGACGACCTCACGCCCGTCATGTCGCATACGCTCATGCGTTCGCGCATCCTCCCCGTCGCCGACGAAAATTCCAAGACGACGCTGCTGCTGATCGACAATTTCCGCTACGACCAGTGGCGTTCGATCAACCCGCTGCTGCGCGGCTACTACGACGTGGCCGTCGACGACTTCTACTGCGCCATTCTCCCCACGGCGACGCAATACGCCCGCAACGCCATCTTCGCAGGACTGATGCCGCTGGCCATCGACCGTCTGATGCCCGAACGGTGGCTCAACGACAACGAGGAGGGCGGCAAAAACCAGTACGAGGAGGAGTTCCTGCGCCGCCAGTTGCAGAGCAACGGCAAGAACTACCGCTGGACGTTCGACAAACTGGTGCGCCCCGAAGCGGGCCGCAAGCTGGTGGACAACATCCAACGCATCTACGACGCCGATTTCTCGGTGATCGTCTACAACTTCCTCGACATCCTGTCGCACGCCCGCACCGAGACCGACATCATCCGCGAGCTGACCGAGGACGAGGCGTCGTTCCGCTCGCTGACGCGCTCGTGGTTCGAACACTCCGACCTCTTCACGCTGCTCAGACTCCTCTCGAAGCGGGGACACACGGTCATCATCACCTCCGACCACGGCACGATCCGCGTCGACAACCCGATCCGCGTGACGGGCGACCGCGAGACCTCGCCCAACCTGCGCTACAAGACGGGGCGCAACCTCTCCTACAACCCGCGCGAAGTCTACGAAATCACGCGGCCGGAAGACATCCAGCTGCCGCGCATCAACCTCTCGTCGAGCTATATCTTCGCCTACAACACCGATTTTCTCGTCTATAACAATGACGCCAACCGCTTCATCCGCTACTACAAGAACACGTTCCAGCACGGCGGCATTTCGATGGAGGAGATGATCGTGCCCTATATCGTATTAAAACCCAAACAATAA
- the tsaE gene encoding tRNA (adenosine(37)-N6)-threonylcarbamoyltransferase complex ATPase subunit type 1 TsaE, whose translation MKTLAIDSLDDLPDAAEAVIDALAGRTVVAFRGEMGAGKTTLIGAILDRLGSADTVTSPTFALVNQYDTADGRPVFHFDFYRIDRIEEAYDFGYEEYFYSGNLCLVEWPEKIEELLPDDTMTVRIRVDGPEQRTLFID comes from the coding sequence ATGAAAACGCTCGCTATCGATTCGCTCGACGACCTTCCCGACGCGGCCGAAGCCGTCATCGACGCCCTGGCAGGCCGCACGGTGGTCGCCTTTCGGGGCGAAATGGGCGCCGGCAAGACGACCCTCATCGGCGCGATCCTCGACCGTCTGGGTTCCGCCGACACGGTCACCAGCCCCACCTTCGCACTGGTCAACCAGTACGACACGGCCGACGGACGCCCCGTCTTCCACTTCGACTTCTACCGCATCGACCGCATCGAGGAGGCCTACGACTTCGGCTACGAAGAGTATTTCTATTCGGGCAACCTCTGTCTGGTGGAGTGGCCCGAAAAAATCGAGGAGCTGCTCCCCGACGACACGATGACGGTTCGCATCCGCGTGGACGGCCCCGAGCAGCGCACGCTGTTCATCGACTGA
- a CDS encoding LytR/AlgR family response regulator transcription factor, which translates to MKRLFPLFSALAAVPFVALLLVSLGYTLGEASLLAVMFLPGLFAFRHFLPQIRFAERRRGALQLFYLTGAVLTFEYVALMLTNFYLRYNASVWRYDITMSDLLQNPLFILLLLAACALPMHWIERRCNTQPARDRYVEFISDRRRVRLETERISYLESNDSEVWIHTSTGESLRTKTKISQWEQQLDDRFLRIHRSYIVNADRVARHTAGAVVVDGRTLEVSRKYRDSVRAAIPESAPSARVRHISNDKPS; encoded by the coding sequence ATGAAACGACTCTTCCCGCTGTTTTCGGCCCTCGCCGCCGTGCCGTTCGTGGCGCTGCTGCTCGTCAGCCTCGGTTACACCCTCGGCGAAGCGTCGCTGCTGGCCGTCATGTTCCTGCCCGGTCTGTTCGCCTTCCGCCATTTCCTGCCGCAAATCCGGTTCGCCGAACGACGGCGCGGGGCCCTGCAACTGTTCTATCTGACGGGGGCCGTCCTCACCTTCGAGTACGTCGCCCTGATGCTGACGAATTTCTACCTGCGCTACAACGCCTCCGTCTGGCGCTACGACATCACGATGTCCGATCTGCTGCAAAACCCGCTCTTCATCCTGCTGCTGCTCGCCGCCTGCGCGCTGCCGATGCACTGGATCGAACGCCGCTGCAACACACAGCCCGCCCGCGACCGCTACGTCGAATTCATCTCCGACCGCCGCCGCGTCCGCCTCGAAACGGAGCGGATCTCCTACCTCGAATCCAACGATTCGGAGGTGTGGATCCACACCTCGACCGGCGAATCCCTACGCACCAAGACCAAGATTTCGCAGTGGGAGCAGCAGCTCGACGACCGCTTCCTGCGCATCCACCGCTCCTATATCGTCAACGCCGACCGCGTCGCAAGGCACACGGCCGGCGCGGTGGTCGTCGACGGACGAACGCTCGAGGTTTCGCGCAAATACCGCGACAGCGTCCGCGCGGCGATCCCCGAAAGCGCGCCGTCCGCCCGCGTCCGGCACATTTCGAACGACAAGCCCTCCTGA
- a CDS encoding SRPBCC domain-containing protein, translating to MQEYTSRQQQIRRSAQQIYDVVSRFDNLTPALADRVEEWQADEDTCSFKAKGFTVKLRIAEKEAPKTIKIVGGDGGVPMDFAFWLQLKEVAPYDTRMRLVLHIDLNMMMRMMIGSKIQGAIDQIAEALAKSFNAAPQV from the coding sequence ATGCAGGAATATACCTCCCGCCAACAGCAGATCCGCCGCTCGGCGCAGCAGATCTACGACGTCGTCAGCCGATTCGACAACCTCACCCCCGCCCTGGCCGACCGGGTCGAGGAGTGGCAGGCCGACGAAGACACCTGTTCGTTCAAGGCCAAAGGCTTCACCGTGAAGCTGCGCATCGCCGAAAAGGAGGCGCCCAAGACGATCAAGATCGTCGGCGGCGACGGCGGCGTACCGATGGATTTCGCCTTCTGGCTGCAACTCAAAGAGGTGGCACCCTACGACACGCGGATGCGGCTGGTGCTGCACATCGACCTGAACATGATGATGCGCATGATGATCGGCTCGAAGATTCAGGGTGCGATCGACCAGATCGCCGAGGCGCTCGCCAAGTCGTTCAACGCCGCCCCGCAGGTCTGA